The following proteins are encoded in a genomic region of Coffea eugenioides isolate CCC68of chromosome 6, Ceug_1.0, whole genome shotgun sequence:
- the LOC113774792 gene encoding uncharacterized protein LOC113774792 isoform X2, whose product MGNDKTETSIVCLSGKYVGLKATESGSDVDRRMVDAKLLEHNPLPQINEGDLMDSNFVASVDNNEVKVRRLKDGDVPRNRNGLDLEKIRDDANRGCYDWKMSGTISRPSSNLPHSSSSDRKRRGK is encoded by the exons ATGGGCAATGATAAAACTGAGACATCAATTGTTTGTCTATCCGGCAAATATGTCGGTTTGAAGGCCACTGAAAGTGGCAGCGATGTAGATCGACGCATGGTCGATGCTAAGTTACTAGAGCACAATCCACTCCCTCAAATTAATGAA GGCGATCTTATGGACTCTAACTTTGTTGCCTCCGTTGACAATAACGAAGTAAAGGTGCGTAGGTTGAAGGACGGTGATGTACCAAG GAATCGTAACGGCCTGGATTTGGAAAAAATAAGAGACGATGCTAATCGCGGTTGCTATGATTGGAAGATGTCGGGGACTATATCTCG TCCAAGCTCGAATCTTCCTCATTCCTCTAGTTCAGACCGGAAGAGGCGCGGCAAATGA
- the LOC113774792 gene encoding uncharacterized protein LOC113774792 isoform X1, producing MGNDKTETSIVCLSGKYVGLKATESGSDVDRRMVDAKLLEHNPLPQINEVKFCRHKLLRLAKYLRCAPAYFFTVDGKPTNLKVSQGDLMDSNFVASVDNNEVKVRRLKDGDVPRNRNGLDLEKIRDDANRGCYDWKMSGTISRPSSNLPHSSSSDRKRRGK from the exons ATGGGCAATGATAAAACTGAGACATCAATTGTTTGTCTATCCGGCAAATATGTCGGTTTGAAGGCCACTGAAAGTGGCAGCGATGTAGATCGACGCATGGTCGATGCTAAGTTACTAGAGCACAATCCACTCCCTCAAATTAATGAAGTAAAGTTCTGCAGGCATAAATTGCTGCGTCTTGCTAAGTATTTGCGTTGTGCTCCAGCTTACTTCTTCACAGTAGATGGCAAACCAACTAACTTGAAGGTCTCGCAGGGCGATCTTATGGACTCTAACTTTGTTGCCTCCGTTGACAATAACGAAGTAAAGGTGCGTAGGTTGAAGGACGGTGATGTACCAAG GAATCGTAACGGCCTGGATTTGGAAAAAATAAGAGACGATGCTAATCGCGGTTGCTATGATTGGAAGATGTCGGGGACTATATCTCG TCCAAGCTCGAATCTTCCTCATTCCTCTAGTTCAGACCGGAAGAGGCGCGGCAAATGA